The Euphorbia lathyris chromosome 2, ddEupLath1.1, whole genome shotgun sequence genome includes a window with the following:
- the LOC136220429 gene encoding GDSL esterase/lipase At4g01130, with protein MSVSLPKSFSFVAMMTMMMMTMLSGVSNSKCEFEGIFNFGDSNSDTGGFWAAFPAQSAPFGMTYFNKPTGRASDGRLFLDFLAQALGFPFLSPYLQAIGSDYRHGVNYATLASTVLLPNTSLFVTGISPFPLAIQINQMKNFKVKVHKFHSTNPNGWGTHLPSPHIFAKSIYTFYIGQNDFTSNLEAIGLTGVQKYLPRVVAQIAASIKELYGLGGRTFLVLNLAPVGCYPALLEGLSHKSSDIDSFGCLISYNKAVLGYNKMLKQAIIKARLLLPLASLIYVDTHAVMLHLFQHPSSHGLKHGPKACCGEGGGVHNYNPKVYCGNTKIINGRKVRAIACDDPYNYVSWDGIHATEAANKIIALAILNGSFSDPPFSFYKHCHLHPIH; from the exons ATGTCTGTCTCTTTACCAAAATCGTTTAGTTTCGTAGCAATGAtgacgatgatgatgatgacAATGTTAAGTGGAGTAAGTAATTCAAAGTGTGAATTTGAGGGAATTTTCAACTTCGGTGACTCAAATTCCGACACAGGTGGGTTTTGGGCAGCATTTCCGGCACAATCTGCTCCTTTTGGCATGACTTACTTCAATAAACCTACTGGTCGGGCTTCCGATGGCAGACTCTTTCTTGATTTCTTAG CTCAAGCTCTGGGATTTCCATTTCTAAGTCCATACCTGCAAGCAATTGGATCTGATTACAGACATGGAGTTAACTATGCAACATTAGCATCAACTGTTCTGCTACCAAATACTTCCCTATTTGTTACGGGAATCAGCCCATTTCCCCTTGCAATTCAAATCAATCAAATGAAGAATTTCAAAGTTAAGGTCCATAAATTTCACTCTACCAATCCAAATG GATGGGGTACTCATCTTCCTTCACCTCATATTTTTGCAAAATCAATCTACACATTTTACATTGGTCAGAATGATTTCACTTCCAATTTAGAAGCTATCGGTTTAACCGGTGTCCAAAAGTATCTGCCTCGAGTAGTTGCACAAATTGCTGCTTCTATAAAA GAGTTATATGGGTTAGGAGGTCGTACATTTCTGGTGCTGAATCTTGCACCAGTTGGGTGTTATCCAGCATTGTTGGAAGGGCTTTCTCACAAAAGTTCAGACATAGATTCCTTTGGCTGCCTAATTTCTTACAACAAAGCAGTATTAGGCTACAATAAAATGTTGAAGCAAGCTATAATAAAAGCTAGACTTTTACTTCCTCTTGCTTCCCTTATCTATGTGGATACTCATGCTGTTATGCTTCATCTCTTTCAACATCCATCTTCTCATG GGCTGAAACATGGTCCTAAAGCATGTTGTGGAGAAGGAGGAGGTGTTCATAATTATAATCCTAAGGTTTACTGTGGAAATACGAAGATAATTAATGGAAGAAAAGTAAGAGCTATAGCCTGTGATGATCCTTACAATTACGTAAGTTGGGATGGAATCCATGCTACTGAAGCCGCAAATAAGATTATTGCATTGGCTATTCTCAATGGCTCTTTTTCCGATCCTCCATTTTCCTTTTATAAACACTGTCATCTCCACCCTATTCATTGa